GTCTTCCTCAGCGCAGGAAGATGGGATTCGATTCCGGCGAGCAGTAGCGTGTGCTCGGGCGTCTTGTTGTCGCGCACAACTTGAATCTGAGCGCTCGTGATTTCGCCGAGAAAACGCTGCAATTCCTCCGCCGCATACTGCGTCGAGGGCGGCGCGTCTTCACGGATAACAATGCGACACTGCGCCTGAGCGTTCTTGGCCACGACGAATGGTTTGCCGCATCGCGGCACACCATGCGCACAACCAGCAAGTAACAGGATTCCCCCAATGACCGCAATCCAAGTGACTCGTCTCATGGCGATGCTCCCCGTTTGAAATGGTCTTCATTTTAGTTGGGGAACGCGCACATTACCACTGTTCCGACCTTGGGGCGGAAAACAGGGACTGACACAAGCGCAGCGATGCGGAGACGTGTCTGTCCCTGTTTTTCGCCACTGTTATTGCTATTTGGGATGGCAGGAACAACCTGGATAGTTTGGAGAATACAAGTGCCGTTCAGGTCTCGGGACGAGTTCGCCATTTCGAACGAACGGTTCACCGCGCTCGGACAAGTGCTCTGTGAGACGTGTGCGCCATGTGCGTAGCGTTGCTGCGTGTGACGAATCGCCCGAGAGGTCCGTGAGTTCGTGCGGGTCCTTTTCCAGATCGAAGAGCTGCTCTTCACCCTGTTGCGCGTGATAGATATACTTCATGCGGCCATCGGTGAGCGCGTTCCAATGATTGGACGGGTCATAGCAGATGTCGTGCTCCAGATCGATAACGTCGCGCCAGCCGTCGGAGTCACCGCGTGCCAGTTGAAGAAGGCTGCGGCCATCCAGGGTTTCGGCGCCTCCAGCCTCGGCGGCTTCCATGAATGTGGGCAGAATGTCCCTTAATTCGACGGGCTGCGAGAGCACTCGCCCTCGTTGAATGGAGGAGAGGGACTCGGGGCAACGCATGAGCAATGGGATGCGCGCGGACGCATCGTACGCGTAGGACTTTCTCCACAGGTGATGATCGCCAAGCATGTCGCCATGGTCCGAGGTGAAGACGATTAGCGTTTGTTCAAGTAGATCGCGGCTTTCAAGTGTTTCCAGGATGCGGCCAATCTGCTCGTCAATAAACGTCACCGAGCCGTAGTACCCGGCACGGGAGTGGTGCACGATGTCCGCACCCAGGTCGCCATGCCAAATACTGTCTTCCGGCCCGCTTCGAGGCTTGAAGCCGGCTGCCCAGTCGCCTGCAATGGCAGGGGGAAGCGACGCATCCCTGTACAAGTCCATGAAGCGCTTGGGTGGATCGTAAGGGCTGTGCGGTCGCGCGAAAGATACCTTAAGGAAGAAGGGTTCCGCGCGTTCGTAGGTCTGCAAGAAACGCCGCGCGATTTCGCCCGTCCAGGCTGTGGGATGAAGTTCCTCAGGCAGCGCATATTCCTTTGCGAGATAGTCATTGAAGCCTACTCCCGTCGCGTCGGGATCGAGATTCGGGGCTTGCGATGCGAACCACGCTCGGTAGTCGCTTCGGAATTCGGGCGATTCGGCGCGGCCGGATTCGTCCAGAATTACTTTGTGAAATCCATGCGCATTTCGCTGCGGATGCCAGTGCATCTTACCAATGCCCGTCGTGTAGTAGCCCGACTCGGCCAGAACCCGCGGCATCTCGATCGGATACTTCTCGCCAACGCGTCCGTAACCCAGCATGCCGTGCCGCCACGGGGACAACCCAGTGAGCAACGCCGAGCGCGCGGGCGTGCACGTAGGAGTGCTGGAATAGGCCTGACTGAAGTGAACACCCTCCCTCGCGAGGCGATCCAGATGCGGCGTGCGTATGGCGGAGTTTCCAGTTGCGGCAATGCAATCCGGACGAAACTGGTCGGCCATGAGGAAGAGAATGTTGGGGCGCTTGGCCCCGGGTGCGCCAAATGACAATGAGGGTATACCCGCTGCGGCGGCGAGTACCCCAGCGCCGCTCCCGAGAAATGCTCTTCTTGAAATGATCATGGGGACCTCACCAGCTTGATTGGGCTCACTTCGATTCTTCGGAAGACATGGCGCAATTGAATCGGACATAGTTGAACAGCCAGAGCGTGATGAATCCAAACGCACCCACAATATGCCAGACGGCATGCCATGGGAAGATGCCGAAGCTAATGGTGCTATTGCCTGCGGTAGCCAAGAGCATGCCAATGAAGAACATTACAATTACTATGAGCAGCAGGGGGCGGGCTTCGTGCGGAATGCGCCGGTAGTTCGTGCCGAAGACGAATACGACGACCCACGCATTTGCTATCAGCGCAACTTCTCCCGCATAGAACTGGCCAAAGCCCCCGAAACGGATGATCGGAATTTTCGTGGGCGCGAAGACTTCATACAACAGCCACGCAACCACCGCCGCGTTGATTAGGGTGCTCGCCAGCACGAAGGTTCGGCAACGGCGCCTGGGCATGAAATCGCCGGCCACCGCAATCTGCAGGGCCCAAGCGAGCACGATATTGCTTCCCACGTCAAGAAAACTGGCAAAACGGTCCCCTTCGTTTGCGTGCAGGTATACGGTGGGTATTCCGGTAAGCAAGGTGCAAAAGTAAACGAAGAACCACCGCGCGGGCTGGGGTCGCGTGGCGACAGTGAACAGCATGGGCATGATGCCTGCCAGGCACGTGCAGTAGGATGTCACGATATTGGCGATCTGGGCTTCGTGGAGGTAGGCCATGTCGAAGTGAATCCTCCCGTTCGCCGGATGGCGCAAACATACCTCGTCTCAGCGGCCAGTTCTTGAGATTCCCAAGTATTTCAGGCTCGCGGGCGTGTGCTTGCCCGTTTCCAGGGCATACGTCAGCGGCAGCTTCGTTTTCTTTAGCGCGGCAAAGGCAGACTGAAGGTCGAGTTTCCCCTGCCCGAGCCCGAGATGGTCGTCAAGTTCTCCGTTGCAGTCGTTCACGTGTACGTGGCTCAGGTGCGGACCGTAGGCTTCAATCCACTGCGCAATGCTCAAATTCGAGTGAATCGTGGCATGAGCGACATCAAGACAAAGCTGGAAGCGAGGCGAGTCCAGGGAGTCGGCCAGCTTGCGCATCGGGTCCGGAGAAGAATCGAACATATTCTCGATGTAGATGGAGATCTTGCGGTGCTCGGCCTCCTCGATAATCTCCGGCCAGAACTTGAGGCTTTCTTCGTGGTAGATCTTCGGGTAGATGGGGACTTTGATGATCGGATTGTATTGGCTGTGAAACAGAACGTAGTTGGCTCCGAGAGCCTCGGCAACGTCGAAGGCTTGCAGGTAACGCACGCGGCAGACTTCACGAATCTCGGGATCGGTACTGTAGTGGATCGTGTCGATGAACGGTCCGTGGCAGCCGATCACGCCTTTCAATTGTTCCACCTCGCGCGAGACGCGTTCCAACAACGCCGTATGGTCGGAAGCGAATGTCTTTGGCAATCCAAAGATCTGAATCTCTGCGCCCAGGCCATACTCGCGCGCATAGCGCAGTTCCCGAGCGATATCGTTCGTGACCGCGACCAGCACGCGGCTGGCGGGTATAAGCGGCTTGGCTTCAGGGCGCGGTAGTTTGTTTGGCATTGCCGCTCTCTTCTCGAAGTTGTCTGCGTTGGGCCGCGATTTCCTTGCGGAATCGCGCCACCGCTTTGTTGTGCTCTTCCAATGTCGCACTGAACGTGTGCGACTTGCCGTCCGCATTGGACACAAAATACAGATAATTCACTTGCGCGGGATTCAATGCAGCCCGCAATGATGCCAAACCCGGCCCGGCAATGGGGCCAGGCGGCAATCCCGGGTACTTATAGGTGTTGTAGGGTGAATCAACTTCCTTGTCGCTGTCAAGCAGGCGCTGGCCATATTTCTCCAGCGCATATTGCAGCGTTGAATCCATGTCCAGCGGCATCTTCTTGCGCAGGCGGTTGTATACGACCGCGGCCACGGTGGCGCGTTCTTCGTCGATCTTGGTCTCTTCTTCGACCAGAGACGCGACCGTGAC
This is a stretch of genomic DNA from Candidatus Hydrogenedentota bacterium. It encodes these proteins:
- a CDS encoding arylsulfatase — its product is MIISRRAFLGSGAGVLAAAAGIPSLSFGAPGAKRPNILFLMADQFRPDCIAATGNSAIRTPHLDRLAREGVHFSQAYSSTPTCTPARSALLTGLSPWRHGMLGYGRVGEKYPIEMPRVLAESGYYTTGIGKMHWHPQRNAHGFHKVILDESGRAESPEFRSDYRAWFASQAPNLDPDATGVGFNDYLAKEYALPEELHPTAWTGEIARRFLQTYERAEPFFLKVSFARPHSPYDPPKRFMDLYRDASLPPAIAGDWAAGFKPRSGPEDSIWHGDLGADIVHHSRAGYYGSVTFIDEQIGRILETLESRDLLEQTLIVFTSDHGDMLGDHHLWRKSYAYDASARIPLLMRCPESLSSIQRGRVLSQPVELRDILPTFMEAAEAGGAETLDGRSLLQLARGDSDGWRDVIDLEHDICYDPSNHWNALTDGRMKYIYHAQQGEEQLFDLEKDPHELTDLSGDSSHAATLRTWRTRLTEHLSERGEPFVRNGELVPRPERHLYSPNYPGCSCHPK
- a CDS encoding sugar phosphate isomerase/epimerase, with product MPNKLPRPEAKPLIPASRVLVAVTNDIARELRYAREYGLGAEIQIFGLPKTFASDHTALLERVSREVEQLKGVIGCHGPFIDTIHYSTDPEIREVCRVRYLQAFDVAEALGANYVLFHSQYNPIIKVPIYPKIYHEESLKFWPEIIEEAEHRKISIYIENMFDSSPDPMRKLADSLDSPRFQLCLDVAHATIHSNLSIAQWIEAYGPHLSHVHVNDCNGELDDHLGLGQGKLDLQSAFAALKKTKLPLTYALETGKHTPASLKYLGISRTGR